The Deltaproteobacteria bacterium sequence CGTTGGCCAGCCCGCCGTGGATGAGCGCCTCGTGGAGGCTCTTGTAGGAGTCCTGGAGGTTTACGTACTTGCCTACGACCCCGATGGTCGCCTCGCGCCGCAGCGACTTCATCTTCTTCACTATGCGCTCCCAGCGTTCAAGCTTCGGGGCGCGGGTCCAGATGTTGAGAAGCCTCACGATCTTCTCGTCGAGACCCTCGCGGTGGAAGACGAGCGGCACCTCGTAGATGCACTCCACGTCCACGGCCGAGATGACGGCGTCGCGGTCCACGTTGCAGAAGAGGGCGATCTTGTTCTTGAGCTCCGGGTCGAAGGGCCGGTCGGCCCGGCACAGCAGCACGTCGGGCTGGATGCCTATCTCGCGCAGCTTGTTAACGCTGTGCTGCGTGGGCTTGGTCTTGAGCTCTCCGGCCGAGGCTATGTAGGGAAGGAGCGTGAGGTGCACGTAGGCGACGTTCTCCTTTCCGAGATCGAAGCGAAGCTGTCTTATGGCCTCGAGAAAGGGCAGGCTCTCTATGTCGCCCACCGTGCCGCCTATCTCTATTATGGCCACGTCGACGCCGTCGGCGACCTTGAGGATGTTGGCCTTTATCTCGTCGGTCACGTGGGGGACCACCTGGACCGTGCCGCCCAGGTAGTCGCCGCGGCGCTCCTTGGTTATGATGGAATCGTAGACCTGGCCGGTGGTGAAGTTGTTGAGCCGCGTCATCCGGGCCGACGTGAAGCGCTCGTAATGGCCGAGGTCGAGGTCCGTCTCGGCGCCGTCGTCGGTGACGAAGACCTCGCCGTGCTGGAAAGGACTCATCGTCCCCGGGTCCACATTGATGTAGGGGTCGAGTTTCTGGATGGTTATGGTGAGGCCCCTCGACTCGAGAAGCGCGCCCATGGAGGCGCTGGCGAGCCCCTTCCCCAGAGAGGAGACCACGCCGCCCGTTACGAATATGAACTTGTTCTTGGGCAAGGTCTTTTCAGCCATTGAGCACCGTTTCCCGCTCCATCTCTCAGGCGCAGGAGCCCTGTGGAACAGGGCATGGGATATCCGTCCCCCGGGAGCCGCCGGCGCCGGGGGGGAGCGGTTGCGAATTCGAAGGCCCCTGATCGAGAAAGAGGCCCCGGCCCTTGCGCAGAGGGCCTTCCCCTCACGTCCCCCTGCGCACGATGCCCCTCACCCTGTCGAGGTCCTCCGGCGTGTCGACGGCCACCGGTGAGCGGTCGGTCTCGACGACCTTTATGGAGTAGCCGTTTTCGAGCGCCCTCAACTGCTCGAGCTCTTCGCTCCGCTCGAGCGGCGAGGGCGGTAGTGCCGAGAAGGTGAAGAGGAAGTCCCTTCTGAAGGCGTAGATGCCTATGTGTTTGAAGGCCCGCGCCGCGCCGCCCCGACGGTGGGGTATGGGGCTCCTCGAGAAATAGAGGGCCCGGCCGGCGCGGTCGGTGACGACCTTCACCACGTGGGGGTCGAAGAGCTCGTCTTCGTCGGTAATAGGGGTCTTGAGGGTCGCCATGGCAAGCCCCGGCTCGTCGACGAGGGGCCTTACGACCTCGTCGACCATGGAGGGCTCGATGAGCGGCTCGTCGCCCTGGAGGTTCACGACAATGGGGGCATCGAGGTCGCGGGCGGCTTCGGCCACACGCTCGGTGCCCGAGCGGTGACTCCTTGAGGTCATGACGGCCCGGCCGCCGAAGCCCCGGACCACGGAGAGTATCCTCTCGTCGTCGGTGGCCACCACGACGGTATCGACGAGGGCGGCCCGGCAGGCCCTCTCGTAGACCATGCGGATCATGGGGGTGCCGCATATGTCGGCAAGGGGCTTGCCCTCAAGGCGCGTAGAGGCGTATCTCGCCGGAATGACGGCCGCAACCTTCATCTCCGACAATATACCAGATACACCCTTCATGTCAAGAGAGCGGACGGCGCGGCTCCCCTAAATGATTGACACCCCCGGGACGATAGGCTAAACTATTCAAGAAGTCCTTGACGACTTCATACATTGGGGAAACACTTCGCAAAACGGCTCATCGGGGCACTCCGCCTCTCCGGTCCAGACCGCTCCGCTCCCCCCTGGCGACGGAGCGGCCTTCCGTGCGCGCAAGTCCAAGAGCAGGCTTATGACAAGCGATAAACAGGCCGTGGAGATAAGTTGCGGCGAGTGCGGCATGCGCTTTCGTCTCTGGGTCCCCGCCGCGGTGCTCGAGGGCTGGGAGGGAGGCTCGGAGATCCGCTGTGTCGGCTGCGGAGCGCGCCACATCGCGAAAAAGACCGGCGAAGGGGTGGAGGTGAAGACTGCGGCCGTGGAAGCGGCGGCGGCCGGGCCGGAAGAAACCCCGGCGGCCGACGCCGAGACGGTGCTGCTCATCGACGACGACGAGCTGGCCCTCGCCATGGCCGAGAGCTCCATGAAGGGCGAGGACCTCAAACTCGTCACGGCACGCAATGCGGCCGAGGCGTTCAAGGTCATCGACCGCGAGAAGAAGATCGACCTCATAGCGGTCGACATGTACCTGAAGAATCCCGACGACCCGGCATCGACGATGGACGGCGAGGAGTTCCTGGTGAAGGTCAAGGAGCGGGGCATGAAGGTACCGGCCGTCATGACCACGGGCAAGGACATAATCGACGACATCATCCTCGACCCCAAGTGGTTCGACCTCAACGTGAAGGGCTTCATCCAGAAGGGCAACCCCTTCTGGACCGAAGAGCTGAAGCTGAAGATAAAGGAAGTCCTCTACAAGGACTGAGCCCGCGGCCGCCGCACCGACACCGCCGGACCGCTCCACAGGCAAGCCCTCCAGCGAAAAGGCCGCGACGCCCCGGCACCCTCGAGGGGCGGGACGTCACGGCCCGGAAAGATGGTGCCCAGGGACGGAATCGAACCGCCGACACGAGGATTTTCAGTCCTCTGCTCTACCTACTGAGCTACCTGGGCGTAATCTCTACACCGCAATAACGCCATAGCTTAGGTTAACGGCCGGCCTTTGTCAAGACTTTTGTTCCCGCGCGGCGGACCGCCCCAGTACAGGGAGTCGCCGCGCGGGCGATGGAAGGAAGCTCTGATTTATTGCACTGAGGGAACCTTTTTGTAAAGGGTCATAGACCCACGGGTCACAGACCCACGGTTCCCCCAGACTCCCTCCAAAAACTTTTAACGCCCTGCGGTTCATCCCGATTTTGCAAGCAAAATCGGGATGAACCGCAGGGAATTAAAGGTCTTTGAAGGGGGTCTGGGGGAAACTTTCTACAGAAAGTTTCCCCCAGGGTAATTAATCAGAGTTTCCATGACTTACGGAGAAGAAGAGATGGAACAGGCGCGGCTCGAGGCGTGGGAGAACCCTTCCCCCGACCGGGACTATACGATAGAGATAAGCTACCCCGAGTTCACCTGCCTCTGTCCGCGCTCCGGCTACCCCGACTTCGCTACGATCAGGATCACCTACAGGCCCGACGAAAAGGTGGTGGAGCTCAAGTCCCTCAAGCTCTACCTCAACTCCTACCGCGACAGGGCGATCTCGCACGAGGCGGCGACCAACAAGATATTCGACGACCTCAAAGCGGCCCTCTCGCCGAGACACATGGAAGTGGTCGGAGACTTCAACGTCCGCGGCAACGTCAAGACCGTCGTCCGCGTAAGCACCTGAAGGCGGGCTTCCGGCGCTCCCGCCGCCGGAGACTGCGCTTCGCTGCGGCCCTTGCGCCCCGGCCCGTGAGCGGCCTCGTTTCGAGCCCTCCCGCGCCCTGCCGCAGGCAGCGTCCCCCCTCCCCCCCCTCCCCCCGGCTCTCCTTCAAGCCCCTCTGTGCCTTTCGGGTCGCCGGACTCCGCCCGCGGGAGCACCGCGGGGTTACTTGAACTCCCTCTTGTCGAGGCCGTGGCGCTTGAGCATGCGGGTCACGGTGCGCACGCTTACGCCCATGGCCTCGGCCACGGCGCCGATCCTGCCGCGCTCCCTCTCCATGTAGTGGGTGAGGTAGGTCCTCTCGAGCTCTTCGGAGAGGCTCTCCCTGGCGCTTGCGTAATCGAGTCTTTCGGGAAGGTCCTCGATGCCCGCCGGCCTGCCCCGCGCGGCGCCGAGGCGCTGGAGGCGGGTTATGGGGCCGGGACCGCTGGTGAGGACCGTCCTTTCTATGACGTTTTTCATCTCCCGCACGTTGCCGGGCCAGTGGTAGGAGAGTATCTCGTTCACCGCCTCGGGGGCGAAGCCCTCTATCTCCTTGTCATAGAGGGCGCTGAACTTTTCGAGGAAGTGGTTGGCCAGCAGCACAACGTCGTCTTCGCGCTCGCGCAGCGGCGGCATGTCGATCCTCACCACATCGAGCCTGTAATAGAGGTCCTCGCGGAAGGCGCCCTGGCGCATGGCGGCGTCGAGGTCGCGGCTCGTGGCGGCCAGGAGCCGGGCCTTGAGTTTGATGGGCTTCGACGAGCCGACACGCTCGAACTGGCGCTCTTCTATGACCCGCAGCAGCTTGGACTGGATGGCGGCCGACGTATCACCCACCTCGTCGAGGAGGACGGTTCCGCCGCAGGCCGCTTCGAGCCTGCCCACCCGCGTGGAGACGGCGCCGGTGAACGAGCCCTTTTCGTGACCGAAGAGC is a genomic window containing:
- a CDS encoding CTP synthase, which translates into the protein MAEKTLPKNKFIFVTGGVVSSLGKGLASASMGALLESRGLTITIQKLDPYINVDPGTMSPFQHGEVFVTDDGAETDLDLGHYERFTSARMTRLNNFTTGQVYDSIITKERRGDYLGGTVQVVPHVTDEIKANILKVADGVDVAIIEIGGTVGDIESLPFLEAIRQLRFDLGKENVAYVHLTLLPYIASAGELKTKPTQHSVNKLREIGIQPDVLLCRADRPFDPELKNKIALFCNVDRDAVISAVDVECIYEVPLVFHREGLDEKIVRLLNIWTRAPKLERWERIVKKMKSLRREATIGVVGKYVNLQDSYKSLHEALIHGGLANDCKVSLKYIDSEEIEKKGVGPFLGDVDGVLVPGGFGSRGVEGKIAAIAWARERKKPFFGICLGMQVAVVEIARHLCGMEGANSSEFDPETPYPVVDLMAEQKGLASKGGTMRLGAYPCVLKRRTLAQAAYGATEISERHRHRYEFNNAFRDALGAAGVEFSGLSPDGELIEIIELRDHPWFLGCQFHPEFKSSPMAPHPLFRGFIKAVLASKAKPSGAGRKASSRASRQGAKRPSKKDAGEGGKKRGGSSAGDG
- the kdsB gene encoding 3-deoxy-manno-octulosonate cytidylyltransferase; amino-acid sequence: MKVAAVIPARYASTRLEGKPLADICGTPMIRMVYERACRAALVDTVVVATDDERILSVVRGFGGRAVMTSRSHRSGTERVAEAARDLDAPIVVNLQGDEPLIEPSMVDEVVRPLVDEPGLAMATLKTPITDEDELFDPHVVKVVTDRAGRALYFSRSPIPHRRGGAARAFKHIGIYAFRRDFLFTFSALPPSPLERSEELEQLRALENGYSIKVVETDRSPVAVDTPEDLDRVRGIVRRGT
- a CDS encoding response regulator, with product MTSDKQAVEISCGECGMRFRLWVPAAVLEGWEGGSEIRCVGCGARHIAKKTGEGVEVKTAAVEAAAAGPEETPAADAETVLLIDDDELALAMAESSMKGEDLKLVTARNAAEAFKVIDREKKIDLIAVDMYLKNPDDPASTMDGEEFLVKVKERGMKVPAVMTTGKDIIDDIILDPKWFDLNVKGFIQKGNPFWTEELKLKIKEVLYKD
- the queF gene encoding NADPH-dependent 7-cyano-7-deazaguanine reductase QueF, which encodes MTYGEEEMEQARLEAWENPSPDRDYTIEISYPEFTCLCPRSGYPDFATIRITYRPDEKVVELKSLKLYLNSYRDRAISHEAATNKIFDDLKAALSPRHMEVVGDFNVRGNVKTVVRVST
- a CDS encoding sigma-54-dependent Fis family transcriptional regulator — translated: MKKIAVVDDDQGVAASIESILERRGFDVDTYESATSFIDGLDASGDIDLVLTDVCMPGLDGIAMLRRLKERSINVPVIVFTGFGDVDTAVRAMKAGASDFLCKPVGSDELLFRVRKVLEKHKLSREVAALRKRLATTESFHELVGRSTAMVRVFELIEAVAATDATVLITGETGTGKELVAKAIHAASSRADEPYVAISCTALQDTLLESELFGHEKGSFTGAVSTRVGRLEAACGGTVLLDEVGDTSAAIQSKLLRVIEERQFERVGSSKPIKLKARLLAATSRDLDAAMRQGAFREDLYYRLDVVRIDMPPLREREDDVVLLANHFLEKFSALYDKEIEGFAPEAVNEILSYHWPGNVREMKNVIERTVLTSGPGPITRLQRLGAARGRPAGIEDLPERLDYASARESLSEELERTYLTHYMERERGRIGAVAEAMGVSVRTVTRMLKRHGLDKREFK